CGTCCGCGTTGGAATCTTCCGAGTAGTCGAGGTCCAGCAGCGTGCGGCCGCCCACGATGCCGGCGCTGACGGCGGCCACGAACTCGCGGAAGGGGGATCCGGCGAGGCCGGCCTTCTGCTGCACGAAGCGGCAGGCGTCGTAAAGCGCGACGGCGCCGCCGGTGATGGAGGCGGTGCGGGTGCCGCCGTCGGCCTGAAGCACGTCGCAGTCGATGGTGATCTGCCACTCGCCCATGGCCTTCATGTCCACGCAGGCGCGCAGGCTGCGGCCGATGAGGCGCTGGATCTCCTGCGTGCGCCCGCCCACCTCCTTGCGCTCGCGGCGGTTGCGCTCGTGCGTGGCGCGTGGGAGCATGGCGTACTCGGCGGTGACCCAGCCTTCGCCGCTGCCCTTCTTCCACGGCGGCACGCCCTGCTGGACCGACGCGGTGCACAGCACCTTCGTCTTGCCGACGGTGATGAGGCACGAGCCCTCGGCATACTCGTTGACGCCGCGCTCCAGCGTGAGGGGGCGCGCCTGGTCGTCCGCGCGGGCGGCGAAGCGCGAGGGGGTGTCGGTCATCGGTTGCTTTCCTGGCTCTGGCGCTGGAGGATGGCGGTGGTGGAGCGGCCCGGGACGAGCGGCGCGACGACGACGCGCCCGCCGGCGGCGATCACCTCTTCCGCGCCGATGATGGTATCCACGGTGTAGTCGCCGCCCTTGATGAGCACGTCGGGCAGCAGCGCGGCGATGAGCTCGCGTGGCGTGTCCTCGTCGAAGACCGTGACCGCGTCTACCGAGGCGAGGGCGGCGAGGACCAGCGCGCGGTCCTCTTGCGGGTTCACGGGACGCGGCGCACCCTTGAGGCGGCGGACGGAGGCGTCGTCATTGAGGCCGACGACGAGGACGTCGCCCAGGCTGCGCGCGGCGGCCAGGTACTCGACGTGGCCGCGATGCAGGACGTCGAAGCAGCCGTTGGTGAAGACGACGGTGCCCGTGCGCGGCCGGCCGAAGCGGCGGACCAGCTCGTCGCGCGTGAGCACCTTGTCGAACAGGACGGAGACGGGAGATGCGCTCACTGCGTATCCCCCGTCTCGTCGTCGTCCGGCGCGTTGGCGCGGATGCGCTCCAGGATGTCTGAGGCGCCCTGGCTCTTCAGCGACTCGGCGGCGCGGAGGCCGATGGCGCGCGCCTCATCCACCGTACCCGACTCGGAGGTGCGGATCACGCGCAGGCCGTCGAGGTCGGCGACGAGGGCGTGGAGCGCCAGCCGCTCTCCATCTACCGAACCCAGCGCGCCGATGGGGATCTGGCAGCCGCCTTCGAGGGCGCCGAGCAGCGCGCGCTCCGCCGTGGTCGCGGCGGCGGCACAGGCGTCGTGCAGGACGGCGAGGCGGGCGAGGACGTCGGGGTCGTCCGTGCGGGCGACGACGGCGAGGGCGCCCTGCCCCACCGCGGGAAGCCACGCGTCCGGCTCCAGGTACGCGGAGACGCGGTCCGCCCAGCCGAGGCGGAGGACACCCGCGGCGGCGAGGATGATGGCGTCGTAGCTCCCCGCGTCGAGCTTGGCGAGGCGCGTATTGAGGTTCCCGCGGAGGTCGTCCACCCGCAGGTCGGCGCGGGCGGCCATGAGCTGCGCGCGGCGGCGAAGCGAGCTGGTGCCCACGCGCGCGCCGGAGGCAAGCGCGGCGAGCGAGGACGCGGCGATGCCGTCGCGGGCGATGAGCACGTCCCGCGGATCCTCGCGGGTGGTGACCGCGGCGATGACGAGGCCGTCCGGCAGCCGCGTGGGCACGTCCTTGAGCGAGTGGACGGCCAAGTCGGCGCGGCCGGCGAGGAGCGCTTCGTCCAGCTCCTTGGTGAAGAGGCCCTTGTCGCCGATCTTCGCCAGCGGCACGTCGAGGATGCGGTCGCCCTTGGTCTTCACCACATCTACCGAAACGTCGATGGACGGATCGGCGGCGCGGAGGGCGGCTTCGACGGCGTGCGACTGCCAGAGGGCGAGCTGGCTTCCGCGGGAGACGATGCGGAGCGTGGCGTTGCTCACCACTGCGACTGCGCGCCCTGCGTGATCTTCGACACGATGTCGCGGATGGCCTTGCCGCGGCCCACGTCTACCGACTCGCGGTTGGGGTTGTACGTGCCGACGGACGAGATGGACCCGGCCTTCCACAGGGGGCGGTCGCCCTTCACGTCGTAGATCTCGGCCTGGTAGCTGATCTGCACCTCGGCCTGGAGCACGTCGATGCGCCCGTCGTTGTCGGTGGGGCGCACGTTGGCGGAGACTTCTTCGTAGCTCGTGATGCGGCCGCGGATGATGGCGTCGGCCGCGGTGCGCGAGGCCAGCCGCACGCCCAGCTGCCGCGGAAGCTCGGTCTGCAGGGTGCGCTGCACGTCGGCGCTCACGCTGGCGTACGGCGTGTCGTTGTCCCACAGGTCCACGTACACGGTGCGGACGTTGGATGGCAGGCCGCCGCCGGTGAAGTGGTAGATGCAGCCCGCGAGCAGCAGCGGGAGCGCGGCCAGCAGGCTAAGCGCCCGCGCCGCCCGGGTTCCAGGTCTCGTCTGGGAAGGATGCGACATCGGTGGACGACTCGGTCGTGAGGGTCAGGGTGCGGTACGCGGCCCAGTCGCGGTATTCCGTGCGCTGGAGCGCGCCGCCGCTGCCGTAGGTGAGCTCGATGGATTCGCGGAGGCCGCCGCCCACCAGGCGGCGGACGCTGCGCAGGACGCTGCCGCGCGACTTGAACTCCAGCGTGGCGCCGTCGGCCGCGGCGTAGCGGAGGACGGTGTCGCTGCCGGACGGCTTCGCGTCCAGCAGCCGCGCGCCCGCGGGCGGGCGGACGACGCCCAGGGCGCCCCAGAGCAGCGCGGGCGACGGGAGCGGCACACGGTCAGCCACGTTGGCGGGCACGCGCGGCGTCTCGCCCACGAGCGCTGCGGCGAGATACGTCTCGCCCTGCGGGCCGAACAGGTCCAGGCGGATGCGGTCCGGTGCGGCGACCCGAGCGACGCCGCGGCCGCGGAACTTGGCGCCGGCTTCGTCCAGCTGCCAGGCGAAGAGAACACGCTTGGGCGACGAAGGCTGCGTCGCGGCCTGGAGCTGTTGCGCGAGGACCATGGCGACAGCCGCGCTTCCGCCTGTGCCGCCTTCCGGAGGCGCTGCGGTGCTTCCGCTTCCGCTCGTCGCTTGTGTGGAGGCGGACGGAGGCGATGAGGGCGTCGTCTCGGGCGCGGGGCCGGTCGCGGGCGCGGCCCGGCCTCCGCAAGCGGCGGCGAGGGACAGCGCCAGCGCATATAGAGATGTCGTGCGGACGTTTCGGTGCATGCTCAGCGAACCTCTTCCACTCGGATGATCCGGTCGCCCTGGACGACGCGGTCCACCACGTCCATCCCCCGCACCACGCGCCCGAACACGGTGTAGCCCGCGTCCAGGTGCGGCTGCGCGGAGTGGGTGATGAACCACTGGCTACCGCCCGTGTCGGGACCGGAGAGCGCCATGCCCAGCGTGCCGCGCGCGTACGGCTCGCGGTTCAGCTCGTCGCGGATGGCATACCCCGGACCGCCGGAAGTGTCCCCCCGCGGATCGCCGCCCTGGATGACGAAGTTGGGCACCACGCGCGGCCATTCCTGCCCATCGAAGAAGCCGCGGCCGGCAAGCGCGAGGAAGCTCTCCACCGTGAGCGGCGCGACGTCGGACAGCAGCTCGACCTCGATCTCGCCGCGGTTGGTGACGATGCGGGCGTGGCGGCGCGCGCGGCCGGCGAGCACGGAGGCGACGTCTTCGCGGACGATGCGCTGGTACTCGGCGGCGGGGCGATTCGGCTCGATGGGGAGCGGCGGACCCCACGCGGCGGCTAGCGTGTCGCCGAACGCGGCGGCGGCGTGCTGGCGCGCGAGGTAGTCGTCGGGGCGCTGATAGCGGGCGAAGAAGGAGCGGGCAGATGCGTCCGTCGTCGCCTTGCGCATGGCACCGAGGGCGTCGATGGCGGCGAGGGCGGCGTCGTCCACCGTGTCGGCCTGGGCGCGGCCGTACGCGTCGAGCACGGCGGGAAGGGTGGACGGGTCCGCGAGCGTGCCCAGCGCGCCGAGGGCCGTGGTGCGCACCTGCGCGTCGCCGCTGCCGAGCGATTCCACGAGCAGCGGCTGGAGCGGCGCAAGGTTCTTCCCCGCGGCCTCTACGACGGCGCCGAGGACGGTAGATGCGACGCGGCCGTCGCGGTCCCGGACGAGGGCGAGCGCCTGTGCGTTGTACGCGGCCCCAAGCGCGGCGAACGCCTGCCCCGCGGCGGCGCGGAGGCGCCACGACGGATCGGCCGACCACGACGTGGCGACGGAGGCCGCATCGGACGGGCTGGCGGTGACGAGCGCCGCGAGGGCGGCGGTGCGGATGCCGACCGGGCGCGAGGCATCTCCCGTGGCCGTGCGCAGGTCGGGCGCGGCGGCGGCGGCTTTCGTACCGAGGCGAGCCAGCGCTTCCGCAGCGACGAGCGCCTGGTGCACGTCCGAGCCGCCGAGCAGGCGGCGCAGCGCGGCGATGGACTCCGCGCCGGCGTGCGTGCCGAGGGCGCGTGTGGCGTTCACGCGCACGGCCTGGTCCGCATCCACGGTCCCGCGCAGGAGAACGGCGAGCGCGGCCGGGGCGCCGACGGAGGACGAGTCGGCGAGAGGCGCGGTCAGCGCGCGGACGGCGAAGGAGCGAACCCGCGCATCATCATCTCCCGCAACGCGGTACAGTGCCTCGGCGGAGCGCGGGTCCGGGCGGCGGCTCAGGGCGTATGCGGCACGCCAGCGAATCTCCGGGTCCGTGCTGGCGAGCCACGCGAGGATGGGAGAGACGTCCGCCGGGCGCGGGAACTTCCAGACGGCGAGGAGCGCCGGGCCGACGGCGGCGACGCGATTCGGTCCGGCGACGCGGACGGTGCGGAGGAAGCCTTTCACGGCAGCGCGAGAGGCGGCCGTCTTCAGCTTTCCGAGCGCCGCAGCAGCCTCGCCGACGACGGTGGGGCGGCTGTCGATCTGCCCCGCGTCGAGGAGCGCCGCGAGGGCGGGGACGGCGGCGGTGTCGCCCATCTGCCCCAGCGAGAACGCGGCGGAGGCTGCGACGGCGGTATCCGCATCGCCCAGCATCTGCACGAGCTGCGGGACGCCGCGGCGGTCCTTGATGCGGCCGATGGCGAGCGCGGCGCGCTGGCGAATCTCCGCGTTCGGCGCAGCGGCGTACGAGGCGAGCGCTGCCGCATCGTACTCACGGCGGTCCTCCAAGCGCAGCAGCGCCGCAGCGGCGTCGAGGTCAGCCGCGTCGGACAGCAGGTGGCGCGCGGAAATCGCCGCGGGCGCGGACGAGCCGGCCGGGCGCGGAACCGTGGCGCAGCCGGCGAGCAGGAGCGTGGTCGCGGAGACGGCGAAGATGCGGTGCGGATGCATGGCTACCCGTTCCCGAGTGCGGTGCGGAAGGCATCCACCAGGTTCGGCGGAAGGGTGCGCGTGCTGCCCGATCGGTCGATGGCGATCAGCGAGGTCGACGCGGTCGCCAGCTTCTTCGTCCCGCCGTCTTCATCCACCCGCCAGACCGTGTAGCCGAAGGTGACGGCGCGCGAGCGGACCTGCTCCAGCCGCGCCTCCACGCGGATCAGGTCGTCGTAGCGCGCGGCCAGGTGGTAGCGCAGCGACGCGTCGGAGACGGCGAGCATGATGCCCTCCTTCTCCACGTCGGCGTACGACTTCCACAGCTGGCGAATCAGCTCGGTGCGTCCGATCTCGCACCACGGCAGGTAGTTGGCGTGGTACACGATGCCCATCTGGTCCGTCTCCGAGTAGCGGACGCGGAACTCGACGGTGCACGCCGGCTGGGATGCCATGGGTTTCGGAAGCGCTGGACGGGGTGGGCGTTGGGCGTGCTCGCGAGGGGCGAGCGCCGGGCGGGATAGTACCGGCGCGCGATGGGAGTGTCAAACGCGCGGCGAGCGAGCCTGGCGGTTGAAACCGCGGCAACGACGGCGCAAAGTCCGCCTGCGCGGACTAACGGCACGAGGCGGCGGGGAGCGCGTCAGGCTTCGGCGGGAGCCGGCGCGGCGGCGAGGGTCCCATCGGCCGACGACGTGGGAGGCGGTATTGTGGGCGGGTGGGGCGCGGACTAGCTTTTCGCGCCTATGGAGAAACCCGTCATCATCGTATCGGACATACACCTGGGCGCCGTGCCGGAGCGCACGGAGCGGGCGTTCCGCGAGTTCCTGGGCTGGGTGCAGCGGGAGGGCAGCGAGCTGCTCATCAACGGCGACCTGTTCGACTTCTGGTTCGAGTACCGCACCGTCATCCCCCGCAAGCACTTCCGCGTGGTCGCGAAGATCGCCGAGGTGGTGGAGGCGGGCGTGCCGGTGACGTTCATCGGCGGCAACCACGACGCTTGGGCGGGCAGCTTCCTGAGCGGCGAGGTGGGGATGCGGCTGCTGGACGGGCCGGTGGAGATGACGCTGGCCGGCCGCCGCACGCTGGTGGCGCACGGCGACGGCGTGGGTCGCGGCGACTACAAGTACCGCGCGCTGCGGAAGGTCATCCGGCACCCGGTGTCCATCGGCGCGTTCCGCATTCTGCACCCGGACCTGGGCGGGCGCATCGCGGGGATGGCATCCACCACGAAGCACAAGGCGGGCGGCGAGGAAGCGGCGGCACGTGGGCGCGCGAGCTTCATCGAGGCGTGGGCGCGGGAACGGCTGGCGGAAGATGCGGGGCTGGACCTGGTGGTCGCCGGCCACGCGCACGTTCCCAGCGTGGTGGAGGCGGCGCCGGGGCGGTTCTACGCGAACGCCGGCGACTGGATCCGCAACTACACGTACCTCGTCCTGCGCCCCGGCACATCCGCGCCCGAGCTGCACACGTGGCCGGTGGATGGTGAGCAGGGTTGATGCGCGGCGCCTCGATGTGAGGCGGAGGGGTGATCCGTCGAACGATGCTTCGGGGGATGAGCGGCGGTCCAGAACAATTTTCGCGGCGGACGCAGCGGATGCGATAAATCGCACCCCTACATGTGGTTAGGTTGTAGTGGGTGTCAGACGTCGAGGTGGGCGACGGGGATGGGGGCGCCCCAGAGGCGTTGGACGACGGGGGCGACTTCGGCGGGGGTGGCGGTGGTGAGGACGCGGATAGAGCCGTCGCCGCCGGTCTCCAGCAGGCCGGCCTCGTCCAGCACGCGCTCGGTGCGGCGGGCGATGGCGGGACCGCTGTCCAGCAGCGTGACGTGCGGCCCGAGTGAGGCCGCGATGGCCTCGCGGACGAACGGGTAGTGCGTGCAGCCCAGGACTACGGTGTCCACGTCCGCATCGCGCAGCGGACGGGTTAGCGTGTCGAGGGTGACCCCGAGCGCATCTCCTTCCAGCAGGCCATCTTCCACCATGTCCACCAGGCCGGGGCACGCCTGCGCGACCACCTCGACGCCGGCGGCGTGGTTGGCGAGCAGGCGCGCGAAGCGGTCTGAGCGCAAGGTGCCAGCGGTGGCCATCACGCCCACCCGGCCGTTCTTGGTCTGCGCGACGGCAGGCTTCACCGCGGGCTCCAGGCCGATCACGGGGATGGTGAGCACCTCGCGCAACTGCTCCAGCGCGGCGCCCGACGCGGTGTTGCAGGCAACGACGAGCACCTTGGCGCCCGCGTCCTGAATCCACCGGCCGATGGCGAGGGTGCGGGCGCGCACCTCTTCCAGCGAGCGGTCGCCGTACGGGCACCAGGCGGTGTCGGCCACGTAGAGCAGGTGCTCGGCGGGGAGGTGGCTGCGGATCTCGCGCGCGACGCTCAGGCCCCCCACGCCCGAGTCGAAGACGCCGACCGGGCGCGCGCTCACGGCTTCTTCCCCACGGGCACGCTGCCCTGGACGACGACGCCGTCGCGGGTGGGCATGGCGCCCACGTGCGCGTCGAAGTCGGCGAGGTGGGCGGCCACGAACGCATCGGCGCCGGAGAAGAAGAACCAGAAGGCCGAGAGGGTGATCCAGTCCTCGCGCTGCGCCAGGCGGCCGCGCACCAGCGGGGTGTTGGTCGTGCTGTCCTGCGCGCCGGATGCCTGAAGGTCGCGCTGGAGCCGCTGCGCCTGCCGGAGCCGCTGCTGGGACTTGTAGACCATGAAGAGGCTGCCGGTCTCCAGCCCGAAGTAGACGGCGCCGCGGCCCGGCGAGCCCAGCTTGGACTGGCCCCAGCCGGGCAGGACCAGCGAGTGCAGGAACGCGCTCTTGGGGCTGATGCGGCGCCGGCCCAGCGAGTCGCGGTACAGCGTGTCGCCCGCGGCTGCGCGGCGCGATGCGGCGGCCTCGGCGGCGGCGCGGCTGGATGCGGTGGTCACGCTGTCGCGCCCCGCGGGCCGCGCTACGGGACGCGTCGGAACGGTGTCGACCACCACGACCTGCGCCCGCACCGGCGCGGCGGCGAGCGCGAGGGCGCAGGCGGCGAGCAACGGTGCGAGGCGAAGGGTCGGGCGGGTTCGGAGACTGAAGTGCATCGCGTGTGGGACGGGGCGAGTGCGTGTGTCGGCTCGGGTCGTGCGCGGCCGGTGCAAGCCGTGGTCCGCCGCGCGTGCTGGTACACTGCGCGCCGGACGAAGATTCCGCGCCGGCGCTGCATCATCATCGCGCGTTGGCCGCTGGCACCAACCTAGCGGATGCGCGGGGGCTCGCAACCGTCCGCCGCCGGGATTTGGCCGCGGCGGGCGAATGTACGTGCCGCGGCCGTGCATCAACCGATCGACGCGTCACGGCGACGCTCCCCGTTCCGTCGCGGCTTCGTTCGATCAGGCTCGACGTTGGAAGATGGTGATCGACGGTAGATGAGCGGCGGTGGCGCTCGTCAAGTGCAAAACGGATGGACGCTCTCCAACACAACGGATCGACGGTAGATGCTCAAGCTCGATATCGGCCGAATGCTCTTCCCCGCCCTGCGCGCCGCGCCGGTGGCCGCTCTCTGCGCATGCGCCGCGGGGCCGCGCACCGATCCGCATCCCCCGAGCCCGTCATCGTCCACGCCTTCGGCAGATGCGCCTGCCGCGCGCGTGGAGGCGAGCGGAACGCTGGTGCTGGTGGGGACCACGGACACGCACGGCTGGCTGCTGCCGTACGACTACTACACGGGGCGGGAGACGGAGAACGGCCTGTCGCGCCTGGCGCCGCAGATCGACAGCATCCGCGACGCGAACCCGGGCCGCACGGCGCTCTTCGACTCCGGCGATCTGCTGCAGGGCACGCCGCTGGACTTCGTCTACTCTCGCAGCGCCCCCGGCGAGGTGCACCCCGTTGCGCTGGCGATGAACCTGATGCGGTACGACGCGGCGGCCATCGGCAACCACGAATTCAACTACGGCATCGACCACCTGAACGAGGTGGCGGGCCAGATGCGCTTCCCGCTCATGTCCGCGAATGTGTTCCGCGCGGGCACGAACGAGCACGCATACGAGCCGTACACGCTGATCGAGCGGAACGTGGGCGGGCGGCCGGTGCGCATCGGGATCACGGCGGTGACGCCGCCGGGCGTGGCGATCTGGGACCGCGACCGCGTGGCCGGGCGCTTGGACTTCCGCGACATCGTGGCGAGCGTTCGGCCGGTGATCGCGGAGATGCGGTCGCGCGGCGCCGACGTGATCGTGGTGACGGCGCACAGCGGTCTGGAGGGCAGCAGCTACGACACGGCGGCCACGCACGTGCCGGTGGAGAATGCGGCGGCGGACATGGCGCGCCAGGTGCCCGGCATCGACGTGATCTTCCTGGGCCACACGCACCGCGAGCTGGCGGACACCACCATCGGCACCACGCTGCTGACGCAGGCGAAGAACTGGGGCACCTCCATCGCGGTGGCGGACGTGGGCGTGGAGATGCGGGGCGGGCGGTGGCGGGTGACGGAGAAGCACGGCAAGATCCTGCGCCCGCGCCCCGGCGCCGACTCGCCCGAGCTGCGCGCGGCGCTGGCGGAGGCGCACCGGCGCACGCAGGGGTACGTGGGCCGCCGCATCGGCACCTCCACGGCGGAGTGGACGTCTACCGACGCGCGGGTGCGCGACACGCCGATCCTCGATCTCATCAACGACGTGCAGCGGCGGGTGACGGGCGCCGACCTATCCGCCGCGGCGGCGTTCTCGCTCACGTCGCACATCCCGCGCGGACCGGTCACGGTGGCGGACGTGGCGGGCATCTATATCTACGACAACACGTTGAAGTCCATCCGCATTAGCGGGGCGCAACTGCGGGCGTTCCTGGAGAAGAGCGCGGAATACTACCTGCCCTGCCCCGGCGGCTCGTGCCCGCGCGTGACGAGCACGACGGTGCCCGGCTACAACTTCGACGTGGTGAGCGGCGTCGACTATACGATCGATCTCACCAAGCCTGTCGGGCAGCGGATCACGCGCCTGGAGCGGAACGGGCGGCCGGTCGCGCCAGCGGACAGCTTCACGATGGCCGTGAACAACTACCGCGCGAGCGGCAGCGGCGGCTACTCGATGCTGATCGGCGCGCTGGTGGTGTACGACCGCGGCGAAAGCATCCGCGACCTGATGATCGCCGACATCCAGCGCCGCGGCACGCTTTCGTCGGGGGACGTGTTCCGGAAGAACTGGGAGATCGTCCCCGCCGCCTTGGCCGAGCGCGCGCTGGCGGAGCAGAACGCCGAGGCGCAGAACAAGTAGGCGAAGATCCAGGAGGGGCAGAACGAGCAGGGTGAAGAACAGCCAGGCGGCGAACACGCACGTGAAGAACATTTTAGGCGTCGGCATCGCCCTGGCGGCTAAAGCCGCGGGCTACGACCGCGCGGACCCCGCCTGCGCGGGCTGCTGCCGGGAGAAGGTCGCGGCTCGGAAGCGGTGTCGTGCGTGAAAGGACGAGGGCGGATGGGTTTCCGCCGCTCCTGTCAATCTCCGGGATCGTGCGCACGGCGGCGGCTTGCCGGGGGATCGATTCCCGGCAACACCGGGCTTGCAGGCTACGCCGGGCCGCGTCATCCGATGGACGTTGCGAAAACCGAGGGCTGAGATAGAGAGGGAGAAGCCACGTGATCCCGCTGAAGGACGAGAACCCGACGGAGATCACCCCGTTCGTAACGATGCTGGTCATCGGCCTGAACGTGGTGGTGTGGTTCCTGGTGCAGGGCGCCGGGTCCGAGCCCATGCTGCGCGCGTCGGTGGCGCACTTCGGCACGTACCCTTGCGAGCTTACGGGCGTCTGCTCCGCGCATGCGTGGAGCACCGGGTGGGCGTCGCTGCTCACGTCGATGTTCATGCACGGCGGATGGGAGCACATCATCGGCAACATGCTGTTCCTGTGGGTCTTCGGGAACAACATCGAGGATAGCATGGGCCACCTGCGGTTCGTGGTCTTCTACCTCGTATGCGGGCTGGCGGCGGGGCTGGCGCACGTGGCGCTCTCGCCCGCGAGCGACCTGCCGACGGTCGGGGCGAGCGGCGCCATCAGCGGCATCATGGGCGCGTACATCGTGCTGTATCCGCGCGCCAAGGTGCGCACGTGGGTGCCGCCCATCTTCATCTGGAACCTGCCCGCGTGGGTGCTGCTGGGATGGTGGTTCGTGGTGCAGCTTCTGGGCGGGCTGAGCGCGACGGGCAACCCCGGCGAGAGCGGGGGCGTGGCCGTGTGGGCGCACGTGGGCGGCTTCGTGGCGGGCGTAGCGCTCATCCACCTGTTCCGCGACCGCACGCTGGTGCGCGCCAAGCGGGCGGGCGTGGTGCTGCCGCCGGACGAGGTGGCGCGCCACGAATGGTGAGCGTTAGGTTGTGCGCGGGGATCGCGAGGCTCCGCAAGCCCTCGCCCGCCCCGCCCTTCCGCGCCCCGCCCGCCGGACCGCCCACGCGGCCAAGGTCCGGACGCACGGTGCCGCTGCCCACGCAGCGGCGCTTTTCTTAGGCGGCAGCCGGGAGACGCGCGGCGGTGAACGCACACACCGCACGGAAGGATACACGATGGCGAGAGAGGTCACGCGCGAGCTGCTGCACCGGCTGCCCAAGGCCGAGCTGCACGTTCACCTGGACGGGTCGCTGCGGCCCGAGACCATGCTGGAGCTGGCGGCGGAATACGGAAAGCCGATGCCGGCGGAGGATGCTGAGGCGCTGCGCGACTACATGCACGTGCAGGACGCCCGCAATCTCGTGGAGTACCTGGCACGCTTCGAGATCACGCTCTCCGTGATGCAGACGGCCGAGGCGCTGGAGCGGATCGCGTACGAGCTGGCGGCGGACCTGGCAGAGGAGAACGTGAGATACGCGGAGATCCGCTACTCGCCCATCCTGCACACCGCCGGCGCCATGCCGCTCACCGAGGCGGTCGACGCGCCCCTGCGGGGCCTGAAGCGCGCCGAGGACGAGCTGGGCATCCGCACCAGCCTCATCATCTGCGGCATCCGCAACATGGACCCGGGCACCTCGCGCGACCTGGCGGACCTGACGGTGGCGTACAAGGACCGCGGCGTGGTGGCCTTCGACCTGGCCGGGGCGGAGTACAACTATCCCGCGAAGAAGCACAAGGACGCCTTCTACACCGTCATCAACAAGAACATGGCGGCCACGATCCACGCGGGCGAGGCGTACGGGCCCGAATCCATCCACCAGGCGCTGCACTACTGCCAGGCCGACCGCATCGGCCACGGCACGCGGCTGTTCGAGGACCCGGACCTGATGCGATACGTGAACGACTTCCGCATCCCCATCGAGATCTGCCTCACCAGCAACGTGCAGACGCGCGCGGTCGCCACGTTCGCGGACCACCCGGTGCGCCAGTACTACGACGAGGGCCTGGTGCTCAGCCTGAACACCGACAACCGGCTGATGAGCGCCACCACGGTCACCGAGGAATACTGGCGCGCGCACCAGCACCTGGGCTTCACCTGGGACGAGCTGGTGAACATCGCGCTCATGGGCTTCGAGAGCTCCTTCCTGCACCGCGTTGACAAGAACGCGATGACGAAGAAGGTGAAGCAGGAGATCGAAGCACTTACGGCGTAACACGGTAGATGTGAACGCATCGAGTCGTTTCGATGCAAGAACGGCGGTCCCGGCGAGAGATGGCATCTCGCCGGGACCGCCGTTTCTCTGTTCGATTCCGGCCGCTCACCCTCTCGGCGGGTGAGCGGACGGCAGATCACATCAGGTGCGGATGCTCGATGAACGACTCGCCGCGCGGGGAGAAGACGACAGTGCGGCTCCCGGCCACCCGCCGCGCGTAGCCCAGCGCGAACAGCCGCTCGAGCAGCGCCGCTCCGACTCCGCCTGCGAGGTGCGTTCGGCGCTCGCTCCAGTCCAGGCACGGCCGGCAGAGCGGCCGCCGCCGCGCCCGTAGCGCGCCAAGGTCGACACCCATCGCCCCGCACCACGCCGTTCCTTCCGCCGACAGCGCGACCGAGCCGTCGTCCCCGCCGATCAGCCCCAGCTCGCGGAGGCGGTCGAGCAGGCGCACCGCGGCTTCTCCCGCGAGATGGTCGTAGCAGACGCGCGCGCGGCGCAGGCTCTCGTCGCGGAGGCCCGTCCGCACCGCGCCTCCACGTCCGCGCGGGGCGATGCTCATCAGCTGCTCCAGGATGGCCGCCACTTCGGGGGCGCCGATGCGGAAGTAGCGGTGGCGGCCCTGCTTCTCCATCGCGACGATGCCTTCGGCCGTGAGGCGCGAGAGGTGGCTGCTGGCAGTAGATGGCGTGACGCCGCCGCTCATCGCCAGCTCCGTCGCGGTGAGCGCGCGTCCATCCATGAGCATCATGAGCATCCGCGCGCGCGTGGGATCCGCAATCGCGCCAGCAACGGAAGCGAGGTTCGGCATGTC
This window of the Longimicrobiaceae bacterium genome carries:
- a CDS encoding helix-turn-helix transcriptional regulator, with translation MKMMVAPRPCFGYHRSMDDMPNLASVAGAIADPTRARMLMMLMDGRALTATELAMSGGVTPSTASSHLSRLTAEGIVAMEKQGRHRYFRIGAPEVAAILEQLMSIAPRGRGGAVRTGLRDESLRRARVCYDHLAGEAAVRLLDRLRELGLIGGDDGSVALSAEGTAWCGAMGVDLGALRARRRPLCRPCLDWSERRTHLAGGVGAALLERLFALGYARRVAGSRTVVFSPRGESFIEHPHLM